Genomic DNA from Excalfactoria chinensis isolate bCotChi1 chromosome 22, bCotChi1.hap2, whole genome shotgun sequence:
CCCCCCAGcgcccccccttccccccccccccccatcccggCACAGCGTGTGATCCGGCACGGCAAGGGTTAAACGCTGGGCTCGATCCATGAAACTTTGCAGACACGAAAACAAACGGGCGGATTTCCTGGAAATTCGCTTTCCTTACATCATCGCTGCCCCCTCCAAACACCTCCCCCTTATCCCCCTTATAAGCACATCGCTGCTCTCACCGTGGGGCGGGACGGACACAACATCGGGGCTGTTCCGGGTCTGTGGGTGCGGTGTTCAGAGGTTGCCGTGAGGATGTTACAGCCGGCAGGTATGCGGGGCAGCCGGGGGGGAGGAATTGAGGCTGCGGGGTTGTGGGCGCCGAGCAAcgctttctcctttctctcttcctcctcagtCATGAAGTTGGCCATCAAGGCCGTCGTCGGGGGCGGCGTCGCAGCAGGTGAGGGCTGATGGAGCGCTGGGGGGAGCAGCGCTCGGGGTCGGCGCCGTCCGCTGCCCTTTATAGGATCGGGGCATCCCCAACCCCTGCGGGCTCCGACAGCCCCGCCGGGTCGGGCTGGGAAGGACGGCGTTAACGCGGCGCTGTCCCGGTGCAGGAGCGGCGGTCGCGGGCGTCCCGCTGGTTGTTTGGTCGCTGGGCTTCACCGCTGCAGGCATCACCGCGGGCTCCGTAGCAGCCAAGATGATGTCGGCTGCGGCCATCGCCAACGGCGGCGGAGTGGCTGCGGGCAGCACCGTGGCCGTGCTGCAGTCGGTCGGTGAGTGCAGGGCAGAGGGAGGGGGCTGGGGTGACCGACTCGGCTCTCTTTCAGCCTCGGGTTCGTTCCCTTGAAAGTACGGGGGATGGGAAGGGACCTGTTTGGAGAAGGGACCTGTTTGGAGAAGGGACCTGTTTGGAGAAGGGACATTGCGCTTTAGACGTGCGCTCCGTGCTGCCCTGAGCGGCGCTCGTGTCCGGGCACCGAGAGGCGCGGCTGGGGGGGGGGCTCGGAGCTCCTCGGCTGCCTCCGCCCTGCGCTCACATCGGCCGCTCTCTGTCCCTGCAGGAGCCGCTGGGCTCTCTATTGGTGCCAAACTCGGGTTGGCCTCCGTGTTTGGGCCGGTCGGTGCGGTGATCGGTTCGGTGATTCCTTAAAGGATGGGTGGCAGAGCCCAGAAACGCCGAGAGACGGCACAGCCGCTACTGCGTCATCACCCACCCCCGGCCCCCCCAGCGCTGAGTGCTTGAGAACAATAAAGATACTGCAAAGGAGCCGTCCTGGTGGCTGTGTGTGTCCTGGGGGGGGAGGTCGGGGTTTGGGACATGCGGGTCCcaaaggagatggaaaaggTGGGCACAGAGCTCAGGGAGAGCCTCGTTATCCACGGGTGGGGATGGGAGTTGGGGGCTgtgtgagctgctggagcagacaGGAAACAAGGCTGAAGGCTCGAGGTTAAAGAGTTTTTAATCACTTTTTGCAGAATACAGATAACGATTCCAACAAAAACTATTTCGAGGGGGGGGAGTCTCAGGAATTCACTTCTTAATACCATACATTGAACTCTATAAATTctcagataagaaaaaaagaagtcttttgttttattattcttttcatatAGATTATGATGCACTGGCGTCACCTATTGGAGTCTTTTGATGTTTAACGCTTTGCAGCCGTATAGCACCTTTCATCACGGGGGCTGCAAAGCATCCTACACAATTTAGCCTCATAATGCCCGAACGAGGTAGGAAAGTCTGGCCAATTTACAGAGGGGGTGCAACCGAGGTAAAGGAGCACATGGGGGGCATCACCCACACAACAGCAGTGAGAGCACACCGGGCCTTGGGCTGCAGGGGGGAGTGGGCAGAGCAGTCCTGGCTCAGAGGGAAGGAGCCCCTCTTGATGCTCAGAGGCCTTTCTGAGTGCTGGGTTTGTTGCCTTATAATTGGGAGTGAAGGGGTGAGGGGCTCCCCCCGCTGGGTGTGAGCACATCTGGGCACGTTGAGGTGGAGATTTGGTGTTTGATGCTTCGTGCAGCTGTGATAGATGCCCTCCTTCACCTGCAAGTGACTCATCGCCTCCAGCAGGAACCATGCAGGGGTTCCAGTGCCGATGGACACCACGCTGAGCAGCTCCGTGTGCCAACACTGCGAGCACAGAGTGCCCCAACTGCAATTCCCTACAGCAACACCCTCAGGACCGAGGGCTGCCCTCACCCTCCTCCTGCcaacagccacagcagcaccttTGTGTGCTGACTCACAGCCAGACAGTGTCAGCAATAGAGGCACCCAGATGGAGGGGGACCCCCCCACCAGCACGAAGCATCGCCTTTCTTGCACTGTTTCTCCCCAGACCAACACAAGATTTCTCTCCTTAATAATTACACCAATTAATACGCAGCGCTGTGCGGCTGGCAGAGGATTCAGCTCCCTCTCATCCCCCAACAACCTTATCTAAGCGCTCAGAACTCCAGCACCGTGTCCCTTATCTCCACACTTCACTCCTCTGTGCCCACGAAGGGATCACGTGGATGGTTGGAGCTCAGAGAGGAATGGAAACCGAAAGCATTTGTTCTGATCCTTGCACCACCCAATGGTGCTGTGTCCAACCCTGCCTCAGAGCCACGATATAAAGGGGTTATTACAGCTGCCTTCAGCCAGCCCTGCTTCCAGGGGGCAAATCCTTCCCATCTGAAGTACCTGGAAAAGTAAAACCAAGATGCGCTCACAAAGAAGCGACGGGCTTCAGAGAAGGCAAAATGAACGTGTTGTGCTCCtggctccttccctcctcctaacgctgagctgcagccccagtaCAGAACACGGAGCCTGTTGTTCTACCGTAACATCACAGTGCGGAGGGATGGGTTGGTGTTCATAGAACCTCCACTGAGcccaaggagcagcagagcagggatggagcagcagctgtgggctgggagCACACAGAACCAGGGGCAGCTTCACTTCTCACATCGTTTTCTGTGTTAAAACAATACGTGAGTGAAATCTGTTACGGGGACGGGACTGGAGAGGACACAACGGCAACGGGCTGcgttctgcttttatttcttttggtgTTAAATTACTTTCGTtactgctaaaaaaaataattaaaaaacaaaagaaaaaaaccccaaaacaaccaacagaacaacgacaacaaaaaaccccttAATTAAAGGCTGTTGATTTATCATCACTTGAAACTGTAGTGATAAGATCCAATAGCAGACTCTTGTTACTGAAGCCGGACAGCTGACCAGGCCTAGATAAAAACCATACAGTTCTCTTCTTTAAACAACAGTTTGGGTTTCCAATGGGTCTGTGGTCGCTACATTATAAACACACAGCTACGTATGGAGGCACAGGCAGTGCCTGACAGAGTCCTGCCCTCTCAGCACAACGTGGGAGCTCTGCATAAAGATGCTGTAAGAGCCTTGAGAAAGGCTCCGTGACTTCCCAGCCTCGCCCCTACATCTCTTTATGTGTGTATGGCTGGGATAAAGATGCTTATGGGAGCCCTGTGCCAGAGTTCTGTTGTCAGAAGTAATACTGCGACCCTTTGGACAACACTGCACACACTGCAAAGGTGGGGGAGAGAAACAACAAGGCCCTCTGGGTTTGCCCTCTGCAATAACCGaagagagagggggaaagaggagaaaggaaagctgcCTCGAGGGAAAGAAATGAACGTCCACACACCTCAGGATTTGCTAGGTTAGAACTGACAGGCTGCAGAGCTACTGCGCTAGGAAAGGGATTTTCTGCACATAGCCCTCCCACACTGAACCCCAAAGGGATTGCTCTCAAGTCTGACCCACAGCactcctgcacagcactgctgacagcAAGGCTGGCACCGACCGACAGCAGCCACACGGCCGCTGcttcagcagctccctgcagctgtaCCCACGGCCTCTGCCTCCCCAGCGTTTGATCCCGGCTTTAGAAAACATTATAAAAGCATATTGGTATTGATAACGGAAGTCGTCTGGTTGTCTCAATGCCACCATCTCCTCTCCTGTCCTCATGAAGACCTGCGAGGTCTCCACGTGTCCTTTGGCAGCAAGGACTGCCAGGCAGCAGGCTGAGAGTTCACGTGAGCCGCAGCCCGCTGTCATTAGCATTATAT
This window encodes:
- the LOC140261752 gene encoding interferon alpha-inducible protein 27, mitochondrial-like, producing MAKSRRAAGGDAEIRCHRSSTPGTSSAHIAALTVGRDGHNIGAVPGLWVRCSEVAVRMLQPAVMKLAIKAVVGGGVAAGAAVAGVPLVVWSLGFTAAGITAGSVAAKMMSAAAIANGGGVAAGSTVAVLQSVGAAGLSIGAKLGLASVFGPVGAVIGSVIP